The following are encoded together in the Negativicutes bacterium genome:
- the hydG gene encoding [FeFe] hydrogenase H-cluster radical SAM maturase HydG: MIKQTERTSDAFIDDNLIFELLDNSKKLAQNKESIAKIINKAKTLAGLSAAEVAILLQVEDKELLQEIYKTAQFIKQSIYGDRIVLFAPLYLSSYCINNCTYCGYRTSNKKQLRRKLSMAEIKKEVEILENLGHKRLAIEAGEDNVNCPIDYVVDALKTIYSVKNDNGSIRRANVNIAATTIAEYELLKKAGIGTYILFQETYHRDTYQKLHLSGPKSDYNWHTTAMDRAMKAGIDDVGIGVLYGLYDFKYETVAMFLHAEHLEQEFGVGPHTISVPRLRPATGVTLDKFPHLVSDADFAKIIAIIRLAVPYTGLILSTREDPAYRDILIDYGVSQISAASGTGVGAYRENYDKNNTAESSMQFETSDTRSPNEIIQMLCEKGYIPSYCTACYRQGRTGDRFMALAKSGEIQNVCLPNAILTLKEYLIDYADEKTKAVGNALIAKEVEKLSNPSVKDKTIATLKEIENGKRDFYF; encoded by the coding sequence ATGATAAAGCAAACAGAACGTACTTCTGATGCATTTATAGATGATAATTTAATTTTTGAATTGTTAGATAATTCAAAAAAACTTGCTCAAAACAAAGAATCTATTGCAAAAATAATCAATAAAGCTAAAACTTTAGCGGGGTTAAGCGCAGCTGAAGTTGCAATATTATTACAGGTTGAAGATAAAGAATTATTACAAGAAATTTATAAAACAGCCCAGTTTATTAAACAAAGTATTTATGGTGACCGAATTGTGTTGTTTGCTCCGTTATATTTATCGAGTTATTGTATTAATAATTGTACTTATTGTGGTTATCGTACCAGTAACAAAAAACAACTGCGCCGAAAATTATCTATGGCTGAAATAAAAAAAGAAGTAGAAATTTTAGAAAATTTAGGACATAAGCGTCTTGCGATTGAGGCTGGTGAAGATAATGTCAATTGCCCTATCGATTATGTTGTAGATGCCTTAAAAACAATCTACTCCGTAAAAAATGATAACGGTAGTATCAGACGAGCTAATGTTAATATCGCTGCGACAACTATTGCTGAATATGAACTTTTGAAAAAAGCAGGGATTGGAACATATATTTTGTTTCAAGAAACTTATCATCGCGACACTTACCAAAAGCTACATTTATCCGGGCCAAAAAGCGATTATAATTGGCATACTACTGCCATGGATCGTGCTATGAAGGCCGGAATTGATGATGTTGGAATTGGTGTCTTATACGGTCTATATGATTTTAAGTATGAAACTGTAGCTATGTTTTTGCACGCTGAACATCTAGAGCAAGAATTTGGAGTCGGTCCACATACTATTTCTGTCCCTCGTCTAAGACCAGCAACCGGTGTAACTTTAGATAAATTCCCACACCTAGTTAGCGATGCAGATTTTGCAAAAATTATTGCAATTATTAGGCTAGCAGTGCCTTATACCGGCTTAATATTATCAACTAGAGAAGATCCGGCTTATCGTGATATTTTAATTGATTATGGTGTTTCTCAAATCAGTGCTGCTTCCGGTACCGGTGTTGGGGCATATCGTGAAAATTATGACAAAAATAATACTGCTGAAAGTAGTATGCAATTTGAAACCAGCGACACTAGATCTCCTAATGAAATAATTCAAATGCTATGTGAAAAAGGCTATATTCCAAGTTACTGTACCGCTTGTTATCGTCAAGGGCGTACTGGTGATCGATTCATGGCTTTAGCCAAATCAGGCGAAATTCAAAATGTGTGCTTGCCAAACGCTATTTTAACCTTAAAAGAATATCTAATAGATTACGCTGATGAAAAAACTAAAGCAGTCGGCAATGCCTTAATTGCTAAAGAAGTTGAAAAGTTAAGCAATCCTAGTGTTAAAGATAAAACGATTGCTACTTTAAAAGAAATTGAAAATGGTAAGCGCGATTTTTATTTCTAA
- a CDS encoding LysR family transcriptional regulator, whose protein sequence is MELRQLEYFQMASRLKNITRAAERLKVSQPNITVAIKKLEAELGVQLFDRSQKQLTLTPEGTVFLNRIDIALRNIQDALLELNDYKQLQKGSIKIGIPPMIGAYLFPKIFSDFRQLHSNLDIYIYEEGSIAIREQLERDELDFGIVITTNAPSNLQLFQMSTNQIVACLPNDHLLANKTTISFNDIHEDNLIMLKSGSYLRQAILTEFDKHNIAPRIILESNQIETIKGLVASGVGISFLLDVIVHNETTLKAIPLTEAKYVDIGLAWKKDKYVSKAAQAFIDFCKTHLTVAQQ, encoded by the coding sequence ATGGAATTGCGTCAACTAGAGTATTTTCAAATGGCCAGTCGCTTAAAAAATATCACCAGAGCCGCAGAAAGATTAAAGGTTTCACAACCGAATATCACTGTTGCTATTAAAAAATTAGAAGCTGAACTTGGCGTTCAATTATTTGATAGAAGTCAAAAACAACTGACTTTAACACCGGAAGGAACGGTTTTTTTAAATCGTATTGATATTGCTTTACGTAATATTCAAGATGCCTTATTGGAGTTAAATGATTATAAGCAATTACAAAAAGGCTCCATCAAAATAGGGATACCACCAATGATTGGAGCTTATCTCTTTCCCAAGATATTTTCAGATTTTCGACAACTTCATTCAAATTTAGATATTTATATCTACGAAGAAGGCTCTATTGCTATTAGAGAACAATTAGAACGTGATGAGCTTGATTTTGGAATTGTCATTACAACCAATGCTCCTTCTAATCTTCAACTATTTCAAATGTCCACCAATCAAATTGTCGCTTGTTTACCGAATGATCATCTGTTAGCCAACAAAACTACTATTTCTTTTAATGATATTCATGAAGATAATTTAATTATGTTAAAATCAGGCTCTTATTTACGTCAAGCAATTCTAACGGAATTTGATAAGCATAATATTGCTCCAAGAATAATTTTAGAATCTAACCAGATTGAAACCATCAAAGGATTAGTCGCTAGTGGCGTTGGTATTTCTTTTTTACTAGATGTTATTGTTCATAATGAAACTACTTTGAAAGCTATTCCACTGACCGAAGCTAAATATGTCGATATTGGACTAGCATGGAAAAAAGATAAATATGTATCAAAAGCAGCTCAAGCTTTTATTGATTTCTGCAAAACTCATCTAACAGTAGCTCAACAATAA